The genomic stretch CCCCAGCTCCCTCCAGCATTCCCTCGCTACACAAAAATCAAGATACGATGTAAATTTCAGCTCCCTCTCCGGCGAGTATTGCTTGAGCGCACTCAGATATGCAAAATAGCCACACTGTGTTAAGTCCTCCGGCCTGACACCCTTCCTGTTGGTCTCGCAATACTTGAAATACCGGCTCGTGATTTTATATATTAGCGGGGCGACCGCAAAATATAGTTTATGCAGGCTCTCCGTGTCGCCCTGGGCGGCCATGATTGCCAGCTCTTCATTAGTCACTTGAATGCTCACCCCTCTCCGTGGTAGAATATGGATAGATATTTTAACCATATGGCTGTACCACGGGGGCGGGAGCTTTTCAACGGCTCTCGTTTTATTTATGCTCGCTGAAGAGCTTAACCACTGTCATCGCTTTGCTTGAAACCAGCGAGAGCGCCTCCGTCTTGTTTCTTTGGCTCATCCGCATCGTCATCCTTGCACCATTCTGCGTCTTCCGCCCTATGAAAGCCCGAGAGGGCAAAACCTCCGGCCTTATTTGGCCCAGTATGTTGCTTATTGATGACAGTGTCATTGTCATCTTCCTCCCATGCGAGCTTGAATCTTGAATGTTGGCTATTGCTTCCATACGGTTGGGTCACCTCCTCGTATTCATCGTCCCAGCGCCCCTGGTTGAGCCAGGTCGCAGGGTTTGGTATAAACCGGCCATTTTCCCTCTGCCATTGCTCTGTCCGCTTCGCGGTTGCCACAGCCTTAATTATCTTGGCATGTAGCTCGGCAGTTGGTTTGACGCGCTGCCATGACTTAAAGGCGGCTTGTTTTCCGGTCTTCTTCGGATACGCCGCCCAGAATTCTTCAAATCGTTTTTCTTGAATATTTATGACCGGTGCCGCACTTCCCCCGGCGGGGGTTAGGGGGGTGGTTGCTATACTCTTCTTTTCTGTGCTTTTATTTTCTATGCTTTTCTTTGCTATGCTTTGTGTCATTTCTGCCCCTGTTTCTGCGGCAGAAATGGGAGCAGAAATTTTACTCTCGTATCTTTCAGCCTCCCGCTCCCGTTTTTCAAAGACTTTCCTGGCTCTCTTCTGTATTCCGTGGCTGGTTAGTTTGCCTGTTTTGGCATAGAAATCGGCGTCAAATGCGCCGTGTCGGAGGAACGATTGAAGGATATTATCGTATTGTTGTTCGTCGATGTGGAGTTTCCGCTGAATTACTTCCCTCATTTCTGCCCCTGTTTCTGTTGCAGAAATATCAACTGTTAAATCGTCGGAGCGGTAGCAGTATTCCAAGTGGACGAAATAAAAGGCGTATGCGGCGGCGCCGTAGCGCATGATTGCTGGTTCTATTTTGGGGTCTGTGGTCACGTCCACGTCATGCGGGAAGTAATCCAGACCTGTCTTTCGTGGCCGTGCCATGGTCGCCGCCTCCTCTCACTTTTCCACCTGCTACTCTACACCTTCCTTCCAAGCGGAGCGGATCATATTCCGTACGCCTCGCGCATGTTGCCATCGCTACCGCCTCCCCGCTTCATCGCCACAAGCTCCCTTATGGCCTGCCGGACTTTTGCCTTTTCTTCAGGGGTGAGCTCGTCCCGCAGTTTCCGGCAGAATGTGGATTCCGCATACCCCAGGCGCTTTGCAATCTGCCAATGGGCCACATTAGCCTGCTTGGCCTCTTTTCGGATATCAATGTTGGCGTTGCTCATTTTATACCCTCCCTTGCATATAATTGTTGTTGTTGCTATTGACCTCTGAATAGTTATGGTGTACTATGGCTTTAGAATAATTCTTGTTGCTGTTGTTGTCAATTGAGTATATAGCAATTCAACAATGTTATTCATTTTAAGAATTTGCGGCTCTGGTGCGCCGCTTATTTGCTGACGTTGTTAAACAAAAAGGAGGCATAAAATGGGAGGAAGCAAAATCAACGAGACCGAGGTTCGTGTGCGGGAGTGTTTTTCTGAACGCCTTCGGGGACTACGCAAAGGGCGCAAGCTTTCCCAGAATGAATTGGGCGCCGCTCTGGGCTTGTCTCGCGGCAGTATCAGCTATTATGAAAAGCAGAGCCGAACGGCTCCGATAGATGTCCTGTATGTCGTTGCGGATTATTTCAATGTGTCCGCTGATTTCCTGCTGGGGCTGAAGGAAGAACCTGATCCGGATATTGCTCAACTGAAGCCCGGCCCTCACAGGTCTTCTCTTTATCCTCCGCCGCTCGCTGCCAAAGAAGCCGCCGCCCTGGTATCCCAGCAATCCGAATTGTGGAGCGCTTTTGCTCGTTCTTCCCTATCGCTACCGGCGGCGTCCGGTCTGCGTGATAGCTTGTTTACTGCCGTAATGGGCACCATGGACGCTTACATGGTCGCGGCACAGTTCCTCAAATCGGGTAAGCCCATAACAGAGTTAGTCTTGGCTCTACGGTCTGCCGGGGTATCTGCCGAGCTTTCCATGTCTCTCCTCGCCCAGGTCTCCGAGCTTCAGGGGAAAGTGAGCGGTGCCGGTCAGGATGGCGGGGAAAAGGAATAAAAATAAGCCCTGGCCGTCGTCCGGCTGGGGCTTTTGTGAAAGGAGGCGTTGCTTTGCCTGTTTATAAGGACGAAAAAAGAAAGACCTGGTATTGCGCCTTCCGCTACAAAGATTGGACTGGAACGACGCGGCAGCATAAAAAGCGGGGCTTTGCTAAAAAGTCCGACGCTGTCCAGTACGAACGCGATTTTATTAAAAAACAGAGCGGCGGTTGCGACATGGCCTTTGGTTCCATGGTCGAGCTTTATATGGAGGACTGCAAGACACGGCTCCGCCCTACGACCTATGAGGGCAAGAAGTACCTCATTGATTCAAAAATTCTTCCGGTATTTAAAGATATGCCTGTGAACGCCATTACTCCTGCGACGGTGCGAAAGTGGCAAAATGGCCTCTTGGACGATGAAAGCGATTATTCGCCTACATATCTCAAAACCATAAATAATCAGCTGTCGGCCATTTTTAATTATGCCAGGCGGTATTATGGCCTTCAAACCAATCCGGCGGCTGTCTGCGGCTCAATCGGCAAAAAGAACGCAGAGTCCATGCAATTCTGGACTACTGATGAATTCCGGCTTTTCGCTGCCGCGATTTCAGATAAGCCTGCGTCATATGCCATTTTTAATACGCTATTCTGGACTGGCATGCGCTCCGGAGAGCTCCTGGCTCTTACCCTGAATGATATTGATTTTGAATCTAAAAAAATCAGCATCACGAAAAGTTACGCCAGGGTTGGTAATGAGGATGTCATTTCTCCCCCAAAGACGCCCAAGAGCCGCCGGGTAATCACGGCATCTGAATTCCTATTGGAAATCCTGAAGGATTATGCCGGTCGCCTGGTGGATTACGAGCCTTCGGACAGGCTCTTTGATTATACAAAGCATTTCCTTGCCAGTGAAATGGCTCGCGGCTGTAAGCTTTCCGGCGTTAAAAAAATACGTATTCATGACATTCGCCACTCCCACGCATCGCTGCTGATTGAACTCGGTTTTTCTCCGCTTCTAATATCGGAACGCCTTGGGCATGAAAGCGTAGAAACCACCTTACAAACCTATGCCCATTTGTACCCTAACAAGCATGGTGAAGTAGCCGACAAATTGGATGCCCTCAATTCTCCAGAAAATGGCTCCAAATCAGATAAAAATCCCGAAAAACCGGAATAATGTTGCCATTTTGCTGCCACGGCCAAAAAGCAAAGCCTGTAAACCCTTTGTTTATCTGGGTTACAGGCTTTTTCTTTCTTATTCCCATTCAATCGTCCCCGGCGGCTTCGACGTGATGTCGTAGACGACGCGGTTGACGCCTTTGACCTCGTTGACGATCCGGTTGGAGATCTTCTCCAGCAACTCGTAGGGCAGCCGTGCCCAGTCGGCCGTCATGGCGTCGTCAGAGGTGACGGCCCGCAGGATGGCCGGGTACTCGTAGGTGCGGCCGTCGCCCATGACGCCGACGCTGCGGACGGTTGTCGGCAGCACGACAAAGGACTGCCAGATCTGCCGGTAAAGACCGGCTTTTTTGATCTCTTGGAAGACAATGTCATCAGCGTGACGCAGGATGTCCAGGCTCTCCTTGGTGATCTCGCCGAGGACGCGGATGGCCAGACCCGGTCCGGGGAAGGGCTGGCGCCAGACGATATCTTCAGGCAGGCCCAGTCTCTGGCCCACTTCCCGCACCTCGTCCTTAAAGAGGGTGCGCAGGGGTTCGATCAGTTCGAATTTCATGTCTTCGGGCAGGCCGCCCACGTTGTGGTGGGTCTTGATCGTCTCGGCTGTCGAGGTACCGCTCTCGACGACGTCGGGGTAAAGGGTGCCTTGCACCAGGAAGTCCACCTGGCCCAATTTGGCCGCTTCCTCTTCGAAGACGCGGATGAATTCGTTGCCGATGCTTTTGCGCTTCGTCTCCGGGTCGGAGACACCGGCAACCTTGGCCATGAAGCGTTCTGACGCTTCGACGGCGATCAGGTTCATGCCCAGTTCGTCGCGGAAGGTCTTGATGATCCGCTCCGATTCGTTGAGGCGCATGAAGCCGTGATCGACGTAGACACAGGTCAGCTGCTCGCCGACAGCGCGGTGGACGAGGAGGGCCGCCACGGAGGAGTCGACGCCGCCCGAGAGGGCGCAGAGGACTTTGCCGCTGCCGACGCGGGCGCGGATGGCCGCGACCTGTTCTTCGATGAAGTTTTCCATGGTCCACTCACCGGTGCAGCCACAGACGCCGAAGAGGAAGTTGCGCATCATGTCCATGCCTTGGGGCGTGTGGCGCACCTCGGGGTGGAACTGGACACCGTAGAAGCGGCGCACCGGATCGGCCATGGCCGCAAAGGGGGCATGGTCTGTTTTGCCGGAGCCGACGAAGCCGTGGGGCAGGACTTCTACTTTGTCGCCATGGCTCATCCAGCACTGCACATCGCCTTCCATGCCGGCGAAGGGGCCTTCAGAAGCGGTGATGGTGAGGGACGCCTTGCCGTATTCGCGCGATTCGGCCCTGCCGACCTTGCCTCCCAGTTGGTTGACCATGAGTTGCATGCCGTAGCAGATGCCCAGGATAGGGATGCCCAGGTCGTAGATGGCCGGGTCGACGGCAGGCGCTTTTTCTTCATAGACGCTGGCCGGACCGCCGGTGAAGATGATGCCCTTGGGATTCATCTCCCGGATGGCGTCGACGCTGATCGTGTAGGGGTGCATCTCGCAGTAGACGTGCAGTTCTCGGACGCGGCGCGCGATCAGTTGGTTATATTGACCGCCGAAGTCGAGGACCAAGATGGTTTCATGGGGCTTAGCCAAGAATGTTCGCTCCTCTCGAAGTCTTGCCGGTTGATGGTTCTCTGTTGTTTCTACACCACTGCGCTGTCGACGGGCAGCCTGTCTGTGCGCTTCCTTGTCAGCTTACTTCTCGTAGACTTCTCGCTTCAGCACAGCCACGAAGGGAAAGTGACGGTACTGCTCCGCATAGTCGAGGCCGTAGCCGATGACAAATTCGTCCGGGATAGTGAAACCATTGTAATCGGGGGTGACAAGCGTCTTGCGGCGGCTCGGCTTGTCCAGCGCGGTGCAGACCTTCACCGATGCGGCGCCTCGTGATTTCAGGTTGTCCATCAAGTAGTTGAGGGTCAACCCCGTGTCAACGATGTCCTCAACGATCAGGATGTGTCGGTTTTCGATGGCCCGGTCGAGGTCCTTCAAGATCCGCACAGCCCCCGACGACTTGGCCCCCGCCCCGTAGCTGGAGACAGCCATGAAGTCGATCTCGATAGGGATGTGGATGGCCCGGATCAGGTCGGCCATGAAGACGAGAGCGCCTTTGAGGATGCCCACGACCAGCAGGTCCTTGTCTTGATAGTCCTTCGAGATTCGTTCGCCCAGCTCTTTGACCTTGACTCGAATGTCTTCTTCACTGACCAGTACGCGATCGATGACCTTGTCCATCGCTGCTGCCGCCTCCTGAAATACGAAAATAAGGCCGGCTCTCAAGACCGGCCACACTCCCGAAAAGTCGCTTGTTAGGTTTGTCAGATACGAAAAAATTATACCAGCCGCAATAAAAATATGTCAACCAGACGCTGTGCCAACCTGGTGGAACACCAAAAAACCTCATTTATGCTTCCTTATTTTAACGGTTTCTTTTCAAAGATTTTGCAATTGCCGTAACTTTCCGATGCTATCATCAACCTGAAGGGGGTGAGCGAATGCCGGCAGTGAAGAAAAAGAAGGTAGCCTTCGTAGAAGCGGTGCATGCCTCTGGCAGCTGGAGCGCCCAACAGGGCATTATCATCCCCGTCGAGGCGGACGCAGATCGTCTGGTCGACGCGATCCGTTGGGTGGAAGAGCAGCAGATCTCTTGCCAACGGATCTATTTCAGCCCGAAAGAGAAGGCCTGGGTGGCCATTGTGCCTGTCGAACTGGCGCAACCGTCCTGAACCTGTCTTATGACTTACGCACCCACATCAAACAATCCTAGTCGCCGACATAAGTGAGGGGTCTTGGATAAACACCACGACCCCTTTGCTGTTCATTCTTTCTATCGCGTCGCCACCGGCGGCAAGGTGATGGTCTGTTTACCACTGTAATCCCAAAACCGCAACGTGAGGATCAGCCGATCGCGGGGCGCGTTGCGGCTGGTGGCCTCGACAACGACTTTGCGGATCAGGTTTTTCTTGGGATCGACCCAGATGCGGTAGTAGAAGTCTTTCCAGAGCGTCGCCAGGAGGCGGTTCGATACCTCGGTGCGGCACTCCATGAGCAGGCATTTGTCCTCGTCAACACTGTCGATCCCCGCTACGGTGACCCCTTCGATGGTCTTGATGTCCAGGGCTGTCAGCGGGCTGATCTCGGACAGCAGCAGGTCTTGGGGACCGAAGCGGTTTTTCTCGATCGTGTACCAGCTTTTCTTAACGGGATCCCAGAGGTAGAAGAGGTTGCCCACCGTATAGATCTCCGCCGGCGACTGGAGCAGCGTCCCTTTCAAGTGAAACTTCTCTCCTTCGGCCCGGTCGCCAGAAAAGCGGCTGATGACCTCCTCGCGACCGTCGACCCGGATGAGGAAGGTGCTCTCAAAGGAAAAACTCGGGCTCTGCAAGGTGCCGGCGACTGCGCGCTTGACGACAGTCACGGGGTCTTTGGGGTTCCAGAGTTCCTCATGGGCCTTCCACATCAGGTAGCCGCCGCCGGCGCTCAGGAGCAAAAACAAGATGGTGACACCTGCGATCCACCGCCACCAACGTCGCATGGGGATCCCCCCTTCCGGAAAACCCTCCCTAAAGGAAGGGTATTTTCGGTGGAGGGGGACACAGAACCGGAGAATATTTCCTCATGGTGAAAGAGGTTCGCCAGCAGAAAAAGAATCCACCCGACCCGGGGGGATTCTTCCGTCACTACTCGAGGTGATCGGTGCCTGTTCCTTGGCGCCTATCGCCTATGATTTTCGGGCACACTCGCCCGCTTCGCCCTTGAGGATTTCGATGCCGTGAGGCAACGCCGGCAGGATGATGTCGAGGCATTCCTGAACCGCCTTGGGGCTGCCGGGGAGGTTGACGATCAGGGTACGGCCTCGGATGGCGGCGACGCCGCGGGTAAGCATCGCCCGGGGCGTGATCTTCATGCTCTCCGCCCGCATCGCCTCGGCGATGCCGGGGACCATTCTATCTACCACATCGAGGGTCGCCTCGGGGGTCACGTCGCGAGGCGATAAGCCTGTCCCGCCGGTTGTGAAGATCAGGTCCAGGCCGAGGTCGTCGGCCATTTCCCGGAGCGCTGCGGCGATCTGATCCCGCTCATCAGGAACGACCTTGTAGGCGACCATGGCGCCGCCGATGGTTTGGATGGCTTCGCCGATGAGCCGGCCAGAACGGTCCTCCCGTTCGCCGCGACTGCCCTTGTCAGAGGCGGTGAGGATGCCGACGCGGATCACAGGGCCACCTCCTGTCCAGCAGCCTTCGCTCCACCTTTAGGCTCCTCCGGCGTGATTGCTTCTTGCGCAGTTTCCTGGGGCGATGTGCCATCCTCCGCCTCACCCGACGCCATCTTATCCGGCGCTGCCTCTCCCGTCGCGATGACTTCGATCGCATCGCCGACCTGGACAGGCCCGCCCGTCAGCACCCGAATGAAGATGCCCTCTTTGGGCATGACACAGTCGCCGGCCTGGTAGTAGATGGCGCAGCGACTATGGCACTCTTTGCCGATCTGGGTCACCTCGCCGACAGCCTCCGGACCGAGCTTCAGCCGGGCGCCGATCGGCAAAGCCAGTAAATCGATCCCCTCGGTGGTGATGTTTTCCGCAAAGTCGCCGGGATGAACATCGAGGCCCAGGCCGCGCATCTTCTGGATGCTCTCGATGGCCAGCAGGCTCACCTGGCGGTGCCAAGGACCGCCGTGGGCATCGCCGACGAGGCCGAAGTCCGCCTTGAGCATGCCGCTGCCCGCGTTTTTTTTAGGCATCCCTTTTTCCTCACTGCTGCAAACAGCCACGATCGTTGCCACGGTCATTCCTCCCTGATGTAGTGCCCGCTCTTGCCCCCTGTTTTTTCGACGAGCCGGATATCGCTGACGACCATGTTCTTATCCATGGCCTTGCACATGTCATAAATGGTCAGCGCAGCCACGGAGACGGCCGTCAAGGCCTCCATCTCTACGCCGGTCTTGCCGGTCGTTTTGACGCGGCTTTCGATCTCCACCGTCGAATGAAGTTCGTCCAGGGTGAAGTGCAGATCGACGCCGGTGAGAGACAAGGGGTGACAGAGGGGAATCAGGTCGCTCGTCCGCTTGGCGGCCATGATGCCCGCCAGGCGGGCCACCGCCAACACGTCGCCCTTGGCGATCTGACCGTCTCGGACGCGCCGGAAGGTGTCTCGGTGCATCAGCACCCTTCCGCGGGCCACCGCCTCCCGCCGTGTGTCGCCCTTCAAGCTCACATCGACCATGCGGGCGCCGCCTTTTTCATCAAAATGTGTCAAAGGATCCATCGCTACCTCCGCTGTCATCGCTAATCTGAAGAAACTGCCAGTTCAACAGATAGGTTCAGGTCACGCCCATCATATCCTGCATCGTTCAACACTCATCCCCATCGGGATGACCGCCCATTGACAAGGGTGGACGCCGTTCCCTATCCCCCGATCTGGGACATCAATCGCGGCCTGTCCCCCCACCCCTCATCGAGCATGTGATGCTGGTAGGGCTTGGCCTCGACGGCCTTTTGGAAGATCCGCGCCAGCAGGTTGTCCGACGCGCCCCGGCGCAACGGCGTTCGCAGGTCGATCTCCTGCCGCGAATGCAAGCAGGGACGCAGTTTGCCCTCCGCCGTCAACCGCAGACGGTTGCAGGTCCCGCAGAAGTGTTTGGATATGGCGCTGATGAAGCCCACCGTCCCCAAGGCGCCCGCCAAGGTGTGATAGCGGGCGGGGCCACCCCCTCGGATGCCGGGGTGATCGCCGAGTCGCAGTCCCTGTTCAGCCATCTTCGCTTTCATCTGTTCAATCGTGACATATTGCCCGCGAAAACGGGAGTCGCCCTCGCCGATGGGCATCAGTTCGATGAAGCGGACGTGTATGGGCCACTGCAAGGTGAGTCGGGCAAAGTCAGCAACCTCGTCATCATTGACACCGCCCATGACGACCACGTTCAGCTTGACGGGGTGAAGGTCCGCCGCCAGGGCAGCCTCGATGCCTGTCCAGACATCATCAATCCGGCCCACGCGGGTGACGGCGCGAAAGCGTTCCGGTCGCAACGTGTCCAGGCTGATGTTGACACGGTCCAAGCCGGCCGCCTTCAGTTCGCTGGCGAAGCGCGGCAGCAGGAGGCCGTTGGTGGTGAGGGCTACATCTTCAATGCCGGTCATCGTCTTCACCCGGGCCACAAAGGGAACGATCCCTTTGCGCACCAGCGGTTCCCCGCCGGTGATCCGCACCCTTCGAATGCCCTGACTGGCGGCGATGGCGATCAGCCGTTCAAACTCTTCGAAGCGAAGCACCTCCCGGTGATCAACCAGGGGAAGGCCCGCTTCGGGCATGCAGTAGATGCAGCGGAGGTTGCAGCGGTCGGTCACAGAGACGCGCAGGTAGTGGATATCCCGAGCGAAGGCGTCGATCATTTTCGGCCACCCCGTCTCTTCAATAGGTCCAGCGGTAAAAGAAAGGTAACTTCAACGGCGAAAGGAACAACAGATCCCGTCAGAAGCAGCCTAACTCGCAATGGCGGATTTTGATCTTCATCTCATTGGCCAGGCGTCCGACCAAGCTGTAGGGCACGCCGAAGGATTCGGCGATGGCCCGGGCGTCGGTGCAGGTCAGCCGATTGTCGATCACGGAGTCGGTCATGGCCTTTTTGATCGCGTCAATCGAAGCATCTCTATCCGTCATCATAGCAACCCTCCCCTATCAATGCGACCTTGTGAAAAACAAAAAGACGGCCCGAAAGGTCCCCGAAAGCATCGTGCCGGCTCGTCCATCTCCTTTCCGCAACCATGGGATTCGGAGAAAAAAATTCCAATATTCCGAAGCGCTCTTGTGATGTTTTTAGCATACGTGCTGGCGCCTTGTTCGTCAAGGCTTTCCGGCGCCGTTCCCCTTTTTCACATCCTCTTGACTTCCTCAAAATACATTTTTCCCCTCCCTCGCACATAAGAATCAGACGTGGGAGAGGAGGATGGCGATGGACTGGGCATTGGTCCTCAGCGGCGGCGGTTCTCGCGGCGCCGCCCATATCGGCGTGATCCAGGCATTGGAAGAGGCAGGCCTGCGGCCCTCCCTTGTCGTCGGCGTCAGCGCCGGCAGCATCGCTGGCGCCCTCTATGGAACTGGTCACAGCGCCGCTGATATGCTCGCCATCGCCAAAGAGGCGTCGAAGCATTTTTTCTTTGACTTCGACTGGCGCTGGATCACGGGGGCGTTGCTCGGCCTTTTTCGCCTGATTCAGGGACGCCCCAATGCGGCGCTCTGGCCCGGTCTTCCTACCGGCCTGCTCCTTGGCAATCAGTTGGAAAAACTTTTCTGTCAGATCTGGGGGCAGCGAACTTTTGACGGAACAGAACCGCCTGTCGTCGTAACAGCAGCTGACCTGATAACGGGCGCCTCGATCTGCTTTCTCCCCAAAGGCCTGGAACCGCGCGATCCCCTGCCCTACCGGCGCTTCGTGACCGGCGTACCCATCGCCCGAGCTGTCCGGGCCAGTTCGAGCATCCCCGGCGTCTTTCATCCCGTCCGGTTGAAAGAGTTTTGTCTCGTCGACGGCGCCGTGCGGGCGAACCTGCCCACCGACCTGGCCCGCAGCCTAGGCGCCAAAGTGGTCATCTGTGTCAGCCTGCGCGATCCCGATACGCCGGCCTTCCCGCCTGATAACCTGATCGGCACGGTCCTGCGTTCCATTGATATCATGGGCTATGAGATCGATCTGTGCACGATCCTGGGCGGCGCCGATCTGGTCATCGAACCGAACCTCGGTCCCATGGGCGTCTTCGACTTCAACAATATTGACGAGGCTGCCCGGGCAGGCCATGCCGCCGCCATGGCGGCCATGCCATCGATCCGACGCATCCTTCAAGTCCCGCCGATTCAACCGAAAGAGCCCTCGGTGACAGAACATCGGACATCGCAGGGGATCGTCATCCGCATCGGCAGAGAGAAGCAAGGGAGCGTTCCATAGCCGTAATACAGATACGTAAGCAGAGAAGCGAGATTGGAAAGAAGCAAATAAAGTTACTTCTCCTCCGTTTCACTAAGACCGCTAAACAAGGACCCCACAAAAACAAAGGCGCCCTAGGCCCAGCGAACATGGTTTCGCCGGGCCTAGGGCGCCTCTGCCTCTGCATCACTATACCTCTTGAGACATTATAGGTCTCGCATCAGCCTTTTGTAAGCACTCATCGATGACTCTTTCATCGTTCAGGTGGTGACAGATAAGGTCCAGTCTCTCAAGTTACAGGGCGATGGCGCCCCGTTCACCGGTCCGGATCCGCACTGCTTCTTCGATGGGCAGGACGAAGATTTTTCCGTCGCCTACATTACCAGTCCGAGCGGCTTCAATGATGGCCTGGACCACTGATTCCACTTCGCCGTCCGCTACGGCCAGTTCCAG from Heliomicrobium modesticaldum Ice1 encodes the following:
- a CDS encoding site-specific integrase: MPVYKDEKRKTWYCAFRYKDWTGTTRQHKKRGFAKKSDAVQYERDFIKKQSGGCDMAFGSMVELYMEDCKTRLRPTTYEGKKYLIDSKILPVFKDMPVNAITPATVRKWQNGLLDDESDYSPTYLKTINNQLSAIFNYARRYYGLQTNPAAVCGSIGKKNAESMQFWTTDEFRLFAAAISDKPASYAIFNTLFWTGMRSGELLALTLNDIDFESKKISITKSYARVGNEDVISPPKTPKSRRVITASEFLLEILKDYAGRLVDYEPSDRLFDYTKHFLASEMARGCKLSGVKKIRIHDIRHSHASLLIELGFSPLLISERLGHESVETTLQTYAHLYPNKHGEVADKLDALNSPENGSKSDKNPEKPE
- the moaC gene encoding cyclic pyranopterin monophosphate synthase MoaC, which encodes MDPLTHFDEKGGARMVDVSLKGDTRREAVARGRVLMHRDTFRRVRDGQIAKGDVLAVARLAGIMAAKRTSDLIPLCHPLSLTGVDLHFTLDELHSTVEIESRVKTTGKTGVEMEALTAVSVAALTIYDMCKAMDKNMVVSDIRLVEKTGGKSGHYIREE
- the guaA gene encoding glutamine-hydrolyzing GMP synthase, with amino-acid sequence MAKPHETILVLDFGGQYNQLIARRVRELHVYCEMHPYTISVDAIREMNPKGIIFTGGPASVYEEKAPAVDPAIYDLGIPILGICYGMQLMVNQLGGKVGRAESREYGKASLTITASEGPFAGMEGDVQCWMSHGDKVEVLPHGFVGSGKTDHAPFAAMADPVRRFYGVQFHPEVRHTPQGMDMMRNFLFGVCGCTGEWTMENFIEEQVAAIRARVGSGKVLCALSGGVDSSVAALLVHRAVGEQLTCVYVDHGFMRLNESERIIKTFRDELGMNLIAVEASERFMAKVAGVSDPETKRKSIGNEFIRVFEEEAAKLGQVDFLVQGTLYPDVVESGTSTAETIKTHHNVGGLPEDMKFELIEPLRTLFKDEVREVGQRLGLPEDIVWRQPFPGPGLAIRVLGEITKESLDILRHADDIVFQEIKKAGLYRQIWQSFVVLPTTVRSVGVMGDGRTYEYPAILRAVTSDDAMTADWARLPYELLEKISNRIVNEVKGVNRVVYDITSKPPGTIEWE
- the moaA gene encoding GTP 3',8-cyclase MoaA — translated: MIDAFARDIHYLRVSVTDRCNLRCIYCMPEAGLPLVDHREVLRFEEFERLIAIAASQGIRRVRITGGEPLVRKGIVPFVARVKTMTGIEDVALTTNGLLLPRFASELKAAGLDRVNISLDTLRPERFRAVTRVGRIDDVWTGIEAALAADLHPVKLNVVVMGGVNDDEVADFARLTLQWPIHVRFIELMPIGEGDSRFRGQYVTIEQMKAKMAEQGLRLGDHPGIRGGGPARYHTLAGALGTVGFISAISKHFCGTCNRLRLTAEGKLRPCLHSRQEIDLRTPLRRGASDNLLARIFQKAVEAKPYQHHMLDEGWGDRPRLMSQIGG
- a CDS encoding MogA/MoaB family molybdenum cofactor biosynthesis protein, which gives rise to MIRVGILTASDKGSRGEREDRSGRLIGEAIQTIGGAMVAYKVVPDERDQIAAALREMADDLGLDLIFTTGGTGLSPRDVTPEATLDVVDRMVPGIAEAMRAESMKITPRAMLTRGVAAIRGRTLIVNLPGSPKAVQECLDIILPALPHGIEILKGEAGECARKS
- the hpt gene encoding hypoxanthine phosphoribosyltransferase, producing the protein MDKVIDRVLVSEEDIRVKVKELGERISKDYQDKDLLVVGILKGALVFMADLIRAIHIPIEIDFMAVSSYGAGAKSSGAVRILKDLDRAIENRHILIVEDIVDTGLTLNYLMDNLKSRGAASVKVCTALDKPSRRKTLVTPDYNGFTIPDEFVIGYGLDYAEQYRHFPFVAVLKREVYEK
- a CDS encoding DUF4373 domain-containing protein is translated as MARPRKTGLDYFPHDVDVTTDPKIEPAIMRYGAAAYAFYFVHLEYCYRSDDLTVDISATETGAEMREVIQRKLHIDEQQYDNILQSFLRHGAFDADFYAKTGKLTSHGIQKRARKVFEKREREAERYESKISAPISAAETGAEMTQSIAKKSIENKSTEKKSIATTPLTPAGGSAAPVINIQEKRFEEFWAAYPKKTGKQAAFKSWQRVKPTAELHAKIIKAVATAKRTEQWQRENGRFIPNPATWLNQGRWDDEYEEVTQPYGSNSQHSRFKLAWEEDDNDTVINKQHTGPNKAGGFALSGFHRAEDAEWCKDDDADEPKKQDGGALAGFKQSDDSG
- a CDS encoding patatin-like phospholipase family protein yields the protein MDWALVLSGGGSRGAAHIGVIQALEEAGLRPSLVVGVSAGSIAGALYGTGHSAADMLAIAKEASKHFFFDFDWRWITGALLGLFRLIQGRPNAALWPGLPTGLLLGNQLEKLFCQIWGQRTFDGTEPPVVVTAADLITGASICFLPKGLEPRDPLPYRRFVTGVPIARAVRASSSIPGVFHPVRLKEFCLVDGAVRANLPTDLARSLGAKVVICVSLRDPDTPAFPPDNLIGTVLRSIDIMGYEIDLCTILGGADLVIEPNLGPMGVFDFNNIDEAARAGHAAAMAAMPSIRRILQVPPIQPKEPSVTEHRTSQGIVIRIGREKQGSVP
- a CDS encoding helix-turn-helix domain-containing protein, translating into MGGSKINETEVRVRECFSERLRGLRKGRKLSQNELGAALGLSRGSISYYEKQSRTAPIDVLYVVADYFNVSADFLLGLKEEPDPDIAQLKPGPHRSSLYPPPLAAKEAAALVSQQSELWSAFARSSLSLPAASGLRDSLFTAVMGTMDAYMVAAQFLKSGKPITELVLALRSAGVSAELSMSLLAQVSELQGKVSGAGQDGGEKE